The window AGATGCGTCTAAAGATTCTTTACTCAGTATCATATCTGACCCCCATCATTATTATCATTATTATTTTGTTTATTTTTGTTTTTAAATTTGTCTGTTAAGATATGTAATATATCTTTAAGCACAGGTTTAAGTAAGAGTACAGTACCCAAAATTAAACCAGAAATAATTAATAACTTAGTACCATCAATATCAAGTAAAAGTTGTATTAAATTATTTGTGTCAATGTCATTCATATGAGCTTTAACCTCTCCTTTGAAAATTTGTATTTATA of the Borrelia hispanica CRI genome contains:
- a CDS encoding BlyA family holin; the encoded protein is MNDIDTNNLIQLLLDIDGTKLLIISGLILGTVLLLKPVLKDILHILTDKFKNKNKQNNNDNNDGGQI